One genomic region from Sciurus carolinensis chromosome 2, mSciCar1.2, whole genome shotgun sequence encodes:
- the LOC124977543 gene encoding signal-regulatory protein beta-1-like isoform X2 → MPITASQPHLPLMSLLLPLLLGLSGVATGEEVPQVIQPMRSVSVAAGQSVTLPCMVTFPLPVGSVKWFRGTERNRQLIYNFKEGHFPRITSMSDITKRNNRNFSIHISNLTPADAGTYYCLMLRTMNDDNIEMMSGPGTQILVRKISGPSKRVGPGQVLNLTCKSTGFFPKNIDVKWFQDGVELPAFHTLVFLQGEMLTYTVFSTTQLSLAFSSLYSHVTCQVAHIELQSPLRRHVKISQFIRVVPTVDTSTHYIPGLQVVLLTCHVQRFYPEDTQITWRERNGCFKVCETSSPTKNPDGTFSQDIHILVNASEWEDQRLFTCQVWQEIQVLVQKSVHLSEFGRLRASLGATIYSSILLLGWKLFPLMALSTIYVLKRSLPSRRTAVMPAAAPSASASSAC, encoded by the exons ATGCCCATCACTGCCTCGCAGCCCCACCTGCCTCTGATGTCcctgctgctgcctctgctgctgggACTCTCAG GAGTGGCCACAGGTGAGGAGGTACCACAGGTGATTCAACCTATGAGGTCGGTGTCGGTAGCAGCTGGACAGTCAGTCACTCTGCCGTGCATGGTGACCTTCCCGCTCCCCGTGGGGTCCGTTAAGTGGTTCAGGGGTACTGAACGGAACCGGCAGTTGATCTACAATTTCAAAGAAGGCCACTTCCCTCGGATAACAAGTATGTCAGACAtcacaaagagaaacaacaggaACTTTTCCATCCACATCAGTAACCTCACCCCAGCAGACGCCGGCACCTACTACTGCTTGATGCTCAGGACAATGAATGATGACAACATAGAAATGATGTCTGGTCCAGGCACCCAGATACTTGTGCGAA AGATTTCCGGCCCCTCCAAGAGGGTCGGCCCAGGTCAAGTACTGAATCTCACCTGCAAGTCAACTGGCTTCTTCCCCAAAAACATCGATGTGAAGTGGTTCCAAGATGGCGTGGAGCTTCCAGCCTTCCACACCCTGGTCTTCCTGCAGGGAGAGATGCTCACCTACACTGTGTTCAGCACCACCCAGCTGTCCCTTGCCTTCTcctcactctactctcatgtCACCTGCCAGGTGGCCCACATAGAGTTGCAGAGCCCCCTCAGAAGGCACGTGAAGATCTCGCAGTTCATCCGAG TTGTTCCCACAGTGGATACATCAACACACTACATCCCAGGACTTCAGGTGGTCCTTCTCACCTGCCATGTGCAAAGGTTTTACCCTGAAGACACACAAATCACCTGGCGGGAGAGGAACGGATGCTTCAAGGTCTGTGAGACCTCTTCCCCCACCAAGAACCCAGACGGCACATTCAGCCAAGACATTCATATCCTGGTCAATGCTTCAGAGTGGGAGGACCAAAGGCTGTTCACCTGCCAGGTGTGGCAGGAGATCCAGGTACTGGTCCAGAAAAGTGTGCACCTGAGTGAGTTTGGAAGACTGCGAGCGAGTTTGG GTGCCACCATATACAGTTCCATCCTTCTCCTTGGCTGGAAGCTGTTTCCTCTGATGGCACTTTCTACCATCTATGTCCTCAAGAGGAGCCTCCCTTCCAG
- the LOC124977543 gene encoding signal-regulatory protein beta-1-like isoform X1 yields MPITASQPHLPLMSLLLPLLLGLSGVATGEEVPQVIQPMRSVSVAAGQSVTLPCMVTFPLPVGSVKWFRGTERNRQLIYNFKEGHFPRITSMSDITKRNNRNFSIHISNLTPADAGTYYCLMLRTMNDDNIEMMSGPGTQILVRTKPSPPEISGPSKRVGPGQVLNLTCKSTGFFPKNIDVKWFQDGVELPAFHTLVFLQGEMLTYTVFSTTQLSLAFSSLYSHVTCQVAHIELQSPLRRHVKISQFIRVVPTVDTSTHYIPGLQVVLLTCHVQRFYPEDTQITWRERNGCFKVCETSSPTKNPDGTFSQDIHILVNASEWEDQRLFTCQVWQEIQVLVQKSVHLSEFGRLRASLGATIYSSILLLGWKLFPLMALSTIYVLKRSLPSRRTAVMPAAAPSASASSAC; encoded by the exons ATGCCCATCACTGCCTCGCAGCCCCACCTGCCTCTGATGTCcctgctgctgcctctgctgctgggACTCTCAG GAGTGGCCACAGGTGAGGAGGTACCACAGGTGATTCAACCTATGAGGTCGGTGTCGGTAGCAGCTGGACAGTCAGTCACTCTGCCGTGCATGGTGACCTTCCCGCTCCCCGTGGGGTCCGTTAAGTGGTTCAGGGGTACTGAACGGAACCGGCAGTTGATCTACAATTTCAAAGAAGGCCACTTCCCTCGGATAACAAGTATGTCAGACAtcacaaagagaaacaacaggaACTTTTCCATCCACATCAGTAACCTCACCCCAGCAGACGCCGGCACCTACTACTGCTTGATGCTCAGGACAATGAATGATGACAACATAGAAATGATGTCTGGTCCAGGCACCCAGATACTTGTGCGAA CTAAACCCTCCCCTCCAGAGATTTCCGGCCCCTCCAAGAGGGTCGGCCCAGGTCAAGTACTGAATCTCACCTGCAAGTCAACTGGCTTCTTCCCCAAAAACATCGATGTGAAGTGGTTCCAAGATGGCGTGGAGCTTCCAGCCTTCCACACCCTGGTCTTCCTGCAGGGAGAGATGCTCACCTACACTGTGTTCAGCACCACCCAGCTGTCCCTTGCCTTCTcctcactctactctcatgtCACCTGCCAGGTGGCCCACATAGAGTTGCAGAGCCCCCTCAGAAGGCACGTGAAGATCTCGCAGTTCATCCGAG TTGTTCCCACAGTGGATACATCAACACACTACATCCCAGGACTTCAGGTGGTCCTTCTCACCTGCCATGTGCAAAGGTTTTACCCTGAAGACACACAAATCACCTGGCGGGAGAGGAACGGATGCTTCAAGGTCTGTGAGACCTCTTCCCCCACCAAGAACCCAGACGGCACATTCAGCCAAGACATTCATATCCTGGTCAATGCTTCAGAGTGGGAGGACCAAAGGCTGTTCACCTGCCAGGTGTGGCAGGAGATCCAGGTACTGGTCCAGAAAAGTGTGCACCTGAGTGAGTTTGGAAGACTGCGAGCGAGTTTGG GTGCCACCATATACAGTTCCATCCTTCTCCTTGGCTGGAAGCTGTTTCCTCTGATGGCACTTTCTACCATCTATGTCCTCAAGAGGAGCCTCCCTTCCAG